The following coding sequences are from one Aggregicoccus sp. 17bor-14 window:
- a CDS encoding FHA domain-containing protein, translated as MGFQLTIAEGQDAGRELHFDQDEVLLGRADTCDVVLHDAGVSRRHCRIAREPGAGHWSVEDLGSANGTLLNGEPVQGRRALTAGDELALGDAAFLFAPQPASAAPSAPAEPPADPDSTRIVAPPPAASRRASPAARVEPSSAAAPARSAVPLASAASPGSASPRSASAPPRAAGAGPSAPGASAAKAHAAGPSAAAGRPAAAGALASPSRGPARPATARAALPERSEDAAPGAALAAVSEEAPAALAVPPPRPAPRARPAPGQRLTAAERARLRRTLPPLLARARLFWAEARPPVRRGLLAGAGALGAGLVALLFWAVLGSSASGERGAEPAVLSARPLADSFGLGEGVTWERPDMKVFTWEYTAATRAVVLLHLQAQGLSQGEVMVTVNGADVGALPADRLNSQERALEVRVPPELLKKGQPNRITFDNTHNPPGEDPWRIWNLWVETALLPEMPSEQLVAAAREAYARGEKNLQAKDIGAGNRYAAWRAFREAWLLLEAHPEPRPALHLEARDRVREAQAELDRTCSRLLLEVEGDANRRDWKAVAAGLDQFKEYFPASDQPCRARAERKRAGYGL; from the coding sequence ATGGGCTTCCAGCTGACGATCGCCGAGGGGCAGGACGCAGGCCGGGAGCTGCACTTCGACCAGGACGAGGTCCTGCTCGGCCGCGCGGACACCTGCGACGTGGTGCTGCACGACGCGGGCGTGAGCCGGCGCCACTGCCGCATCGCGCGCGAGCCGGGCGCGGGGCACTGGTCCGTCGAGGACCTGGGCAGCGCCAACGGCACCCTGCTCAACGGCGAGCCGGTGCAGGGCAGGCGCGCGCTCACCGCCGGCGACGAGCTCGCGCTCGGAGACGCCGCCTTCCTCTTCGCGCCGCAGCCGGCGTCCGCTGCGCCCAGCGCCCCGGCCGAGCCGCCCGCCGACCCGGACAGCACCCGCATCGTCGCCCCGCCGCCCGCAGCGTCGCGCCGCGCGAGCCCCGCCGCGCGCGTCGAGCCCTCCTCCGCTGCAGCTCCCGCGCGCAGCGCCGTCCCGCTCGCCTCGGCTGCCTCGCCGGGCAGCGCGAGTCCCCGGAGTGCCAGCGCGCCGCCGCGGGCGGCCGGCGCGGGTCCTTCCGCTCCCGGGGCCTCCGCGGCGAAGGCGCACGCCGCGGGGCCGTCTGCCGCTGCGGGCCGTCCCGCCGCGGCCGGCGCGCTCGCTTCCCCCTCGCGCGGGCCCGCGCGCCCGGCCACCGCGCGTGCCGCGCTGCCCGAGCGGAGCGAGGACGCGGCGCCCGGCGCCGCGCTCGCCGCCGTGAGCGAGGAGGCGCCGGCCGCGCTCGCCGTGCCCCCGCCGCGCCCCGCCCCCCGGGCACGCCCCGCCCCCGGCCAGCGCCTCACCGCGGCCGAGCGCGCGCGCCTGCGCCGCACGCTGCCCCCGCTCCTCGCCCGCGCGCGCCTCTTCTGGGCCGAGGCGCGGCCCCCCGTGCGCCGCGGGCTCCTCGCGGGGGCGGGTGCCCTGGGCGCGGGCCTCGTCGCGCTGCTCTTCTGGGCGGTGCTGGGGTCGAGCGCGAGCGGGGAGCGCGGCGCGGAGCCCGCGGTGCTCTCGGCGCGCCCGCTCGCGGACTCCTTCGGCCTGGGCGAGGGCGTGACGTGGGAGCGCCCGGACATGAAGGTCTTCACCTGGGAGTACACCGCGGCCACGCGCGCCGTCGTCCTGCTGCACCTGCAGGCGCAGGGCCTGAGTCAGGGCGAGGTGATGGTCACGGTGAACGGTGCGGACGTGGGCGCGCTGCCCGCGGACCGGCTCAACAGCCAGGAGCGGGCGCTCGAGGTGCGCGTGCCGCCGGAGCTGCTCAAGAAGGGGCAGCCCAACCGCATCACCTTCGACAACACCCACAACCCGCCGGGCGAGGACCCCTGGCGCATCTGGAACCTCTGGGTGGAGACGGCGCTCCTGCCGGAGATGCCCTCCGAGCAGCTGGTGGCCGCGGCGCGCGAGGCGTACGCGCGCGGCGAGAAGAACCTGCAGGCGAAGGACATCGGCGCGGGCAACCGCTACGCCGCGTGGCGCGCCTTCCGCGAGGCGTGGCTGCTGCTCGAGGCCCACCCCGAGCCCCGCCCCGCGCTGCACCTCGAGGCGCGCGACCGGGTGCGGGAGGCCCAGGCGGAGCTGGACCGCACCTGCTCGCGGCTGCTGCTCGAGGTGGAGGGGGACGCGAACCGCCGCGACTGGAAGGCGGTGGCGGCGGGGTTGGATCAGTTCAAGGAGTACTTCCCCGCCTCCGATCAGCCCTGCCGCGCCCGCGCCGAGCGCAAGCGCGCGGGCTACGGGCTCTAG